The DNA region CCAGCGGCCTCCCGGTGGTGCCGCCCTTCGACCACCCCGACATCATCGCCGGCCAGGGCACGGTGGGCCTGGAGCTGATGGAGGGCCCCGCCGAGCCGCCGGAGGTGCTGGTGGTGCCGGTCGGCGGAGGCGGCCTGATCGCCGGCATCGCCGCCTACGTGCGCCGCGAGCACCCCCGGACCGTGATCATCGGCGCCGAGCCCGCGGGCGCCCCGAGCATGACCGAGGCACTGGGCGCGGGACGACCGGTCTGGCTCACCAGCCTCGACCCCTTCGTCGACGGCGCGGCGGTGCGCCAGGTCGGCGAGCTGCCGCTGCGCATCACCGCGGAGCTGGTCGACCAGGTGGTGGTCGTCGCCGAGGGCGCGGTGTGCACCGCCATGCTCCAGCTCTACCAGCACGAGGGCATCGTCGCCGAGCCCGCCGGGGCGCTCTCGGTCGCCGCCCTCGACCAGCTCGGCGAGCACATCCGCGGCCGCCGGGTGGCATGCGTGCTCAGCGGTGGCAACAACGACGTCAGCCGCTACGCCGAGGTGATCGAGCGCAGCCTGGTGCACGAGGGGATCAAGCACTACTTCCTGGTCGAGTTCCCGCAGCGCCCCGGCGCGCTGCGCGGCTTCATCGACAACGCCCTCGGGCCCGGCGACGACATCACCTTCTTCGAGTACACCAAGAAGACCAACCGCGAGAGCGGCCCCGCGCTGGTGGGTGTCGAGCTCGCCCGCCGCGAGGACCTCGAGCCCCTCCTGGAGCGGATGAGCCGCGCCGGCATCAGCTACCGCGCGCTCGACTCCACCAGTCCGCTCTTCTCGTTCCTCGTCTAGCGGGCCGCCGGGACACCGGCTAGGTGCGCCACGCAGTGAGAGTCACGACCCCGACCGGGCTGCGATGATCAGGGCAGGAGGAGGACATCCGAGCTTGGGGGAGTTGTGGTGACCGATCAGCGCATCAAGCAGATCCGCTTCACCGCGGAGGGCATCCTCGACGGCAGAGAGTGGAAGGTCGCACCCCAGGATGCGCTGGACCTGATCACCGAGCTCGAGCGACTGCGCGGTCTCTGCAACCAGATGCAGGACGAGCGCGCCCAGCTTCTCGACCTGCTCCTCGACGCCCGCGTCATCGAGGGCCAGCTCGCCGACAGCAAACCGGTGAGCAACCTGGCCGAGCACTGGAGTGGGATCGAGTCCGTGCTCGCCCGCTGAGTGCGCAGCACATCTACCGGCATCGGGAGAGGCCGGATAGTCTTGCTCCAATGTTCGACGAGATCACC from Candidatus Dormiibacterota bacterium includes:
- the ilvA gene encoding threonine ammonia-lyase IlvA, coding for MLRADHAPTPTDIREAAARLRPVVVATPLERSARLSRDLGCELQIKREDLQVTRSYKIRGAYNLIEQLPDLIRGRGVVCASAGNHAQGVAYSCARLGVPAFVFLPRSTPRQKLARIREIGGEHARIELAGDSYDEAAQSAIAFAETSGLPVVPPFDHPDIIAGQGTVGLELMEGPAEPPEVLVVPVGGGGLIAGIAAYVRREHPRTVIIGAEPAGAPSMTEALGAGRPVWLTSLDPFVDGAAVRQVGELPLRITAELVDQVVVVAEGAVCTAMLQLYQHEGIVAEPAGALSVAALDQLGEHIRGRRVACVLSGGNNDVSRYAEVIERSLVHEGIKHYFLVEFPQRPGALRGFIDNALGPGDDITFFEYTKKTNRESGPALVGVELARREDLEPLLERMSRAGISYRALDSTSPLFSFLV